In Hypomesus transpacificus isolate Combined female chromosome 4, fHypTra1, whole genome shotgun sequence, the following are encoded in one genomic region:
- the rab42a gene encoding ras-related protein Rab-42a — MDILWQYQFRIILLGDSTVGKSSLLKRFTDGIYSDVADPTVGVDFYARSLDIEPGVKIKLQLWDTAGQERFRSITTSYYRNSVGGLLVFDLTNRKTFDHVREWHKEVSEHILPHHMVYILIGHKSDLTMERRVSREEAEQLAADLGVRYVETSAKCNSNVERAFELLTRDIFQLMKMGEICTRDGWDGVKSGLTAKVLYPSEDEEAVAAAEKGCHC, encoded by the exons ATGGATATTTTGTGGCAATATCAGTTTAGAATAATTTTACTCGGAGATTCTACCGTTGGAAAATCGTCTCTGCTAAAACGCTTCACTGATGGTATATACAGTGATGTTGCAGATCCTACAGTTGGTGTAGATTTTTATGCCCGTTCGTTAGACATCGAGCCAGGGGTAAAAATCAAGCTTCAGCTCTGGGATACGGCTGGCCAGGAACGATTCAG GTCCATCACCACTTCCTACTACCGTAATTCCGTGGGAGGCTTGCTGGTTTTTGACCTGACCAATCGCAAGACCTTCGACCACGTGAGGGAGTGGCACAAGGAAGTGAGTGAGCATATCCTGCCCCACCACATGGTGTACATTCTGATTGGACACAAGAGTGACCTCACCATGGAGCGGCGGGTGAGTCGTGAGGAGGCGGAGCAGCTGGCTGCAGACCTGGGCGTGCGCTACGTGGAGACGTCCGCCAAGTGCAACAGCAACGTGGAGCGGGCGTTCGAGCTGCTGACCAGAGACATCTTCCAGCTGATGAAGATGGGGGAGATCTGCACGCGAGACGGCTGGGACGGGGTGAAGAGCGGCCTCACCGCCAAGGTCCTGTACCCCTCCGAGGATGAGGAGGCAGTAGCCGCGGCCGAGAAAGGCTGCCATTGCTGa